The following coding sequences are from one Pseudomonas oryzae window:
- a CDS encoding BatD family protein encodes MTATTHCLRSRAVHALLLAAALLLLGQPARAEQLRAWVDRSELAVGEIVELNLESDDPAPSGRPDLSVLAAQFEVLDTRLLTYHDEGKAPGDLDSRLVIGLQPKIAGRLLIPPLQVGSARSAAIELEVSEARPVTAASQAPVFIDASLDSDSVYVQAQAILTLRVYHSVPLYDDSRLSPLELGDARVEALGAPRTHEVMLDGVRHGVIETRYALFPQHSGELRIPALRFDATALDTGDGGAQPFGPRSGKPLQVQSPELILRVKPKPADYPAEAPWLPARVLTLSEHWSPAQGTLRVGDSLTRSILLRAEGLASAQLPVLKAPEQEQWLRSYPEQPRLHNRQGAQGLIGSREESVALVPTAAGRIELPALEVVWWNTVEDRLVRSRLPAHSLEVEDNPSLIVETAPVLPADLNEGEVLLWPWQLATALLSLTSLLGFGLWWRARRLPAVIRAAASGPSPRTLQDDLRRACQGNDPQATRQALDAWARQQPETLADMAARYVPLSDALDGLNGALYSASGHSWQGEALWQAIGSLPPPPQSDSARPPKPGSLPPLYPR; translated from the coding sequence ATGACCGCCACGACCCACTGTCTCCGTAGCCGCGCCGTCCACGCCCTGCTGCTCGCCGCCGCGCTCCTGCTGCTCGGCCAGCCGGCGCGGGCCGAGCAGTTGCGCGCCTGGGTCGACCGCAGCGAACTGGCGGTCGGCGAGATCGTCGAGCTCAACCTGGAGAGCGACGACCCCGCGCCGAGCGGACGCCCCGACCTGAGCGTGCTGGCGGCGCAGTTCGAGGTGCTCGACACCCGCCTGCTGACCTACCACGACGAGGGCAAGGCTCCGGGCGACCTCGACAGCCGCCTGGTGATCGGCCTGCAGCCGAAGATCGCCGGCCGTCTGCTGATCCCGCCGCTGCAGGTCGGCAGCGCGCGCTCGGCCGCCATCGAACTGGAGGTCAGCGAAGCCCGGCCGGTGACGGCCGCCAGCCAGGCCCCGGTGTTCATCGACGCCAGCCTGGACAGCGACAGCGTCTACGTGCAGGCCCAGGCCATCCTCACCCTGCGCGTCTACCACTCGGTGCCCCTCTACGACGACAGCCGGCTCAGCCCGCTGGAGTTGGGCGACGCGCGGGTCGAGGCGCTGGGCGCGCCGCGCACCCACGAGGTGATGCTCGACGGCGTGCGCCACGGCGTGATCGAGACCCGCTACGCACTGTTCCCCCAGCACAGCGGCGAGCTGCGCATTCCCGCCCTGCGCTTCGACGCCACCGCGCTCGACACCGGCGACGGCGGCGCCCAGCCGTTCGGTCCGCGCAGCGGCAAGCCGCTGCAGGTGCAGTCGCCGGAGCTGATCCTGCGGGTCAAGCCCAAGCCGGCCGACTACCCGGCCGAAGCCCCCTGGCTGCCGGCGCGGGTGCTGACCCTCAGCGAACACTGGAGCCCCGCGCAGGGCACGCTGCGCGTCGGCGACTCGCTGACCCGCAGCATCCTGCTGCGCGCCGAAGGCCTGGCCAGCGCGCAGCTGCCGGTGCTGAAGGCGCCGGAACAGGAACAGTGGCTGCGCAGCTACCCCGAGCAGCCGCGCCTGCACAACCGGCAGGGCGCCCAGGGGCTGATCGGCAGCCGCGAGGAAAGCGTCGCCCTGGTACCCACCGCCGCCGGGCGTATCGAGCTACCGGCGCTGGAGGTGGTGTGGTGGAACACCGTCGAGGACCGCCTGGTGCGCAGCCGCCTGCCGGCGCACAGCCTGGAGGTGGAGGACAACCCGAGCCTGATCGTCGAGACCGCGCCGGTGCTGCCGGCCGACCTGAACGAGGGCGAGGTGCTGCTGTGGCCCTGGCAACTGGCCACCGCCCTGCTGAGCCTGACCAGCCTGCTCGGCTTCGGCCTGTGGTGGCGCGCGCGGCGCCTGCCGGCGGTGATCCGCGCCGCCGCCAGCGGCCCCAGCCCGCGTACCCTGCAGGACGACCTGCGGCGCGCCTGCCAGGGCAACGACCCGCAGGCCACCCGCCAGGCGCTCGACGCCTGGGCGCGCCAGCAGCCGGAAACCCTGGCCGACATGGCCGCCCGTTACGTGCCGCTGTCCGACGCCCTCGACGGACTCAACGGCGCGCTGTACAGCGCCAGCGGCCACTCCTGGCAGGGCGAGGCGCTGTGGCAGGCGATCGGCAGCCTGCCGCCCCCGCCGCAGAGCGACAGCGCCCGCCCGCCCAAGCCGGGCTCGCTGCCGCCGCTGTATCCGCGCTGA
- a CDS encoding VWA domain-containing protein — MNELLPHLARPLWLLLLPLGAWLLWRLWHRKQRLGRWQVLLPPAFQPWLLRGGRGRQNRRPWLLLGLAWLLALLALLGPGWERLEQPAQRRSDPLVAILELTPAMLAEDLAPSRLEVARRKLLDLLAARGEAQTAIVVYAGSAHVLVPLSNDLATAQNLLAALTPALMPEPGQRADLAVQRALALLDQGANGQGRLLLLTGGLSVAEQSGIRGILARRDNPLLLLGVGTPAGAPVRLEDGGFLRDADGGIVLPRLAGEQLAAFAASLDGGYSNLRLDDGDLASLGLLGQRGGRREAAGQLQALAGWADQGHWLLLPLLLLAACAGRRGWLFAFALLLVQPPPAYAFEFADLWWRADQQGRRLLEAGAPAAAAQRFVDPQWRGIAHYQAGDYAAAADAFAQSGDAAAHYNRGNALARGGELEGALDAYAEALRLAPRLQAAQSNRALVQRLLQERQAAAAAAAQNGANGQQDAGAGSPAPQTGASAATPPAGQAEPETNPGAVSAPLFGAGAARDERLAGASSPTPEAAAQAGAAPEQGEQRQALEQWLRQIPDNPAELLRRKFWYEQQRRQEAPDDRHDPLSP; from the coding sequence ATGAACGAGCTGCTACCGCACCTGGCCCGCCCGCTCTGGCTGCTCCTGCTGCCGCTCGGCGCCTGGCTGCTGTGGCGCCTGTGGCACCGCAAGCAGCGCCTCGGTCGCTGGCAGGTGCTGCTGCCGCCGGCCTTCCAGCCCTGGCTGCTGCGCGGCGGGCGCGGCCGGCAGAACCGCCGGCCGTGGCTGCTGCTCGGCCTGGCCTGGCTGCTCGCCCTGCTGGCCCTGCTCGGCCCCGGCTGGGAGCGCCTGGAGCAGCCGGCGCAGCGGCGCAGCGATCCGCTGGTGGCGATCCTCGAACTGACCCCGGCGATGCTCGCCGAGGACCTGGCGCCCAGTCGCCTGGAGGTGGCGCGGCGCAAGCTGCTCGACCTGCTCGCCGCGCGCGGCGAGGCGCAGACCGCCATCGTCGTCTACGCCGGCAGCGCCCACGTGCTGGTGCCGCTGTCCAACGATCTGGCCACCGCGCAGAACCTGCTCGCCGCGCTGACCCCCGCGCTGATGCCCGAGCCCGGCCAGCGCGCCGACCTCGCCGTGCAGCGCGCCCTCGCCCTGCTCGACCAGGGCGCCAACGGCCAGGGCCGCCTGCTGCTGCTCACCGGCGGCCTCTCCGTCGCCGAGCAGAGCGGCATCCGCGGCATCCTGGCACGGCGCGACAACCCGCTGCTGCTGCTCGGCGTCGGCACCCCGGCCGGCGCGCCGGTGCGCCTCGAGGATGGCGGCTTCCTGCGCGACGCCGACGGCGGCATCGTCCTGCCGCGCCTGGCCGGCGAACAGCTGGCCGCCTTCGCCGCCAGCCTGGACGGCGGCTACAGCAACCTGCGCCTGGACGACGGCGACCTCGCCAGCCTCGGCCTGCTCGGCCAGCGCGGCGGGCGCCGCGAAGCGGCCGGTCAGCTGCAGGCCCTCGCCGGCTGGGCCGACCAGGGCCACTGGCTGCTGCTGCCGCTGCTCCTGCTGGCCGCCTGCGCCGGCCGCCGCGGCTGGCTGTTCGCCTTCGCCCTGCTGCTGGTCCAGCCGCCGCCGGCCTACGCCTTCGAGTTCGCCGACCTCTGGTGGCGCGCCGACCAGCAGGGCCGCCGCCTGCTCGAGGCCGGCGCGCCGGCCGCGGCCGCGCAGCGCTTCGTCGATCCGCAGTGGCGCGGCATCGCCCACTATCAGGCCGGCGACTACGCCGCCGCCGCCGACGCCTTCGCCCAGAGCGGCGACGCCGCCGCCCACTACAACCGTGGCAACGCCCTGGCCCGGGGCGGCGAACTGGAAGGCGCGCTGGACGCCTACGCCGAGGCACTGCGCCTGGCGCCGCGGCTGCAGGCGGCCCAGAGCAACCGCGCGCTGGTCCAGCGCTTGCTGCAGGAGCGCCAGGCCGCGGCCGCCGCCGCCGCGCAGAACGGCGCAAACGGCCAGCAGGACGCCGGCGCAGGCAGCCCGGCGCCACAGACCGGCGCCTCGGCGGCGACGCCGCCCGCAGGGCAAGCCGAGCCGGAGACGAATCCCGGCGCCGTCAGCGCACCGCTGTTCGGCGCCGGCGCCGCCCGCGACGAACGCCTGGCCGGCGCCTCCAGCCCGACGCCAGAGGCCGCCGCCCAGGCTGGCGCAGCGCCCGAGCAGGGCGAGCAGCGCCAGGCCCTGGAGCAATGGCTGCGCCAGATCCCCGACAATCCGGCCGAACTGCTGCGCCGCAAGTTCTGGTACGAGCAGCAACGCCGTCAGGAAGCCCCCGATGACCGCCACGACCCACTGTCTCCGTAG
- a CDS encoding vWA domain-containing protein, with amino-acid sequence MLEFAWPWVFLLLPLPWLLRQLLPPADSGEAALKVTFLDELESLAGRRARPKLPGWRRQAPFALLWLLLVLASARPQWLGEPLPLPTSGRDLLLAVDVSGSMDYRDMYWQGETVSRLTLVQQLLGEFIAGRNGDRLGLILFGSQAYLQAPLTFDRHSVRQWLEEAVVGIAGKNTAIGDAIGLAVKRLRLQPADSRVLILVTDGANTGGEVAPLTAARLAAGEQVTIYTIGIGADAEQAGAIGLYGLNPGLDLDEPLLRELAAITGGEYFRARSPDELRAIARTLDQLEPVTQAPTTVYRAAPLYPWPLGAAVLLSLLLVMHDLWPNWPQRLQRRRR; translated from the coding sequence ATGCTTGAGTTCGCCTGGCCCTGGGTGTTCCTCCTGCTGCCGCTGCCCTGGCTGCTGCGCCAGCTGCTGCCGCCTGCCGACAGCGGCGAGGCGGCGCTCAAGGTGACCTTCCTCGACGAGCTGGAAAGCCTCGCCGGCCGCCGCGCCCGGCCGAAGCTGCCCGGCTGGCGGCGCCAGGCGCCGTTCGCCCTGCTCTGGCTGCTGCTGGTGCTGGCCAGCGCCCGCCCGCAGTGGCTGGGCGAACCGCTGCCGCTGCCGACCAGCGGCCGCGACCTGCTGCTGGCGGTGGATGTCTCCGGCTCCATGGACTATCGCGACATGTACTGGCAGGGCGAAACGGTCAGCCGCCTGACCCTGGTGCAACAACTGCTCGGCGAGTTCATCGCCGGACGCAACGGCGACCGCCTCGGCCTGATCCTGTTCGGCAGCCAGGCCTACCTGCAGGCGCCGCTGACCTTCGACCGCCACAGCGTGCGCCAGTGGCTGGAGGAGGCGGTGGTCGGCATCGCCGGCAAGAACACCGCCATCGGCGACGCCATCGGCCTGGCGGTCAAGCGCCTGCGCCTGCAGCCGGCCGACAGCCGCGTGCTGATCCTGGTCACCGACGGCGCCAACACCGGCGGCGAGGTGGCACCGCTGACCGCCGCGCGGCTGGCCGCCGGCGAGCAGGTGACCATCTACACCATCGGCATCGGCGCCGATGCCGAGCAGGCCGGCGCCATCGGCCTGTACGGCCTCAATCCCGGCCTCGACCTCGACGAGCCGCTGCTGCGCGAGCTGGCGGCGATCACCGGCGGCGAATACTTCCGCGCGCGCTCGCCGGACGAGCTGCGCGCCATCGCGCGGACCCTCGACCAGCTCGAGCCGGTCACCCAGGCACCGACCACCGTGTACCGCGCCGCGCCGCTGTATCCCTGGCCACTGGGCGCCGCCGTGCTGCTCAGCCTGCTGCTGGTGATGCACGACCTGTGGCCGAACTGGCCGCAACGCCTGCAGCGGAGGCGCCGATGA
- a CDS encoding DUF4381 domain-containing protein has product MNPLDQLAPPILPPPPPFWPPAPGWWLLAALLLGAGAAFWLLRERLRAWWHRPVEPAAPPPGLDPQRQAALDELNRLPRPYQGAPAGPWLQALNGLLKRLCRAHYPDSHSHTLSGRAWLAFLDNRCPAAGLTRWMILVEGAYRADCRLDDKAIDGLQQAVETWIRKHA; this is encoded by the coding sequence ATGAACCCGCTCGACCAGCTGGCCCCGCCGATCCTGCCGCCGCCGCCGCCGTTCTGGCCGCCAGCGCCCGGCTGGTGGCTGCTCGCCGCCCTGCTGCTCGGCGCCGGCGCCGCGTTCTGGCTGCTGCGTGAACGCCTGCGCGCCTGGTGGCACCGCCCGGTCGAGCCGGCCGCGCCGCCGCCCGGCCTCGACCCGCAGCGCCAGGCCGCGCTCGACGAACTCAACCGCCTGCCGCGGCCCTACCAGGGCGCGCCGGCCGGCCCCTGGCTGCAGGCGCTCAACGGCCTGCTCAAGCGTCTGTGCCGCGCGCACTACCCGGACAGCCACAGCCATACCCTGAGCGGGCGCGCCTGGCTGGCGTTCCTCGACAACCGCTGCCCGGCCGCCGGCCTGACCCGCTGGATGATCCTCGTCGAAGGCGCCTACCGCGCCGACTGCCGCCTGGACGACAAGGCCATCGACGGCCTGCAGCAGGCGGTGGAAACCTGGATCCGCAAGCATGCTTGA
- a CDS encoding DUF58 domain-containing protein, translating into MQADMLPPGVMVSLAELLEMRHRLGEVQLFSRPGRRSPLIGLHHSKLRGRGVDFDQVRVYQAGDDVRNIDWRVTARTREPHTKLFHEERERPVFLLVEQSPRLFFGSGLCFKSVLAAQTAALFGWAALAHNDRIGGLVFTGSQCSEIRPRRSKQSLLQLLGRLVRANQALGAPLAEEATGEGLGQALRRAREVLRPGSLVLVICDERALGDVAEQQLALLARHCDLILLPLSDPLDHALPAAGLLRFADAHARLELDTADAELRQTWRERAAARVLRWQRLAQKLGVLLLPLSTQRELIEQLRELVEPQQPAASGTPPA; encoded by the coding sequence ATGCAAGCCGACATGCTGCCGCCGGGGGTGATGGTCAGCCTCGCCGAACTGCTGGAAATGCGCCATCGCCTGGGCGAGGTGCAGCTGTTCTCCCGCCCCGGCCGGCGCAGCCCGCTGATCGGCCTGCACCACTCCAAGCTGCGCGGCCGCGGCGTCGACTTCGACCAGGTGCGCGTCTACCAGGCCGGCGACGACGTGCGCAACATCGACTGGCGGGTCACCGCGCGCACCCGCGAGCCGCACACCAAGCTGTTCCACGAGGAGCGCGAGCGCCCGGTGTTCCTGCTGGTCGAGCAGAGTCCGCGGCTGTTCTTCGGCAGCGGCCTGTGCTTCAAGTCGGTGCTCGCCGCGCAGACCGCCGCGCTGTTCGGCTGGGCCGCGCTGGCGCACAACGACCGCATCGGCGGCCTGGTGTTCACCGGCAGCCAGTGCAGCGAGATCCGTCCGCGGCGCAGCAAGCAGAGCCTGCTGCAGCTGCTCGGCCGCCTGGTGCGCGCCAACCAGGCGCTCGGCGCGCCGCTGGCCGAGGAAGCCACCGGCGAGGGCCTCGGCCAGGCGCTGCGCCGCGCCCGCGAGGTGCTGCGCCCGGGTAGCCTGGTGCTGGTGATCTGCGACGAGCGCGCCCTCGGCGACGTCGCCGAGCAGCAGCTGGCCCTGCTCGCCCGCCACTGCGACCTGATCCTGCTGCCGCTGTCCGACCCGCTCGACCACGCCCTGCCGGCCGCCGGCCTGCTGCGCTTCGCCGACGCCCACGCGCGCCTGGAGCTGGACACCGCGGATGCCGAGCTGCGCCAGACCTGGCGCGAACGCGCCGCCGCGCGCGTGCTGCGCTGGCAGCGCCTGGCGCAGAAGCTCGGCGTGCTGCTGCTGCCGCTGTCCACCCAGCGCGAACTGATCGAGCAGCTGCGCGAACTGGTCGAGCCGCAGCAGCCCGCCGCCTCCGGGACGCCGCCGGCATGA
- a CDS encoding AAA family ATPase: MPHRDALIALRQYLSSQILGQERLVERLLITLLADGHLLVEGAPGLAKTKAIKDLAAGLEAEFHRIQFTPDLLPADITGTEIYRPETTSFEFQQGPIFHNLVLADEINRAPAKVQSALLEAMAERQVSIGRSTYSLPPLFLVMATQNPIEQEGTYPLPEAQLDRFLMHVKIGYPDAGVERKILQQARGEAITGEAQPEQRVSQEAIFAARREILGLYMADAVEEYLVQLIMATRHPARFDAELAEWIAWGASPRGSIALDRCARAHAWLAGRDFVSPEDIQAVLFDVLRHRVILSFEAEAAGIDQDRVVQRILDLVAVA, from the coding sequence ATGCCCCATCGCGACGCCCTGATCGCCCTGCGCCAGTACCTCTCCAGCCAGATCCTCGGCCAGGAACGGCTGGTCGAGCGCCTGCTGATCACCCTGCTCGCCGACGGCCACCTGCTGGTCGAGGGCGCGCCGGGCCTGGCCAAGACCAAGGCGATCAAGGACCTGGCGGCGGGCCTGGAGGCCGAGTTCCACCGCATCCAGTTCACCCCCGACCTGTTGCCGGCGGACATCACCGGTACCGAGATCTACCGCCCGGAAACCACCAGTTTCGAGTTCCAGCAGGGGCCGATCTTCCACAACCTGGTGCTGGCCGACGAGATCAACCGCGCCCCGGCCAAGGTGCAGTCGGCGCTGCTCGAGGCGATGGCCGAACGCCAGGTCAGCATCGGCCGCAGCACCTACAGCCTGCCGCCGCTGTTCCTGGTGATGGCCACGCAGAACCCCATCGAGCAGGAAGGCACCTACCCGCTGCCCGAGGCGCAGCTCGACCGCTTCCTGATGCACGTGAAGATCGGCTACCCGGACGCCGGTGTCGAACGCAAGATCCTCCAGCAGGCGCGCGGCGAGGCGATCACCGGCGAGGCGCAACCCGAGCAGCGGGTCAGCCAGGAGGCGATCTTCGCCGCGCGCCGCGAGATCCTCGGCCTGTACATGGCCGACGCGGTGGAGGAGTACCTGGTGCAACTGATCATGGCCACCCGCCACCCGGCGCGCTTCGACGCCGAGCTGGCCGAGTGGATCGCCTGGGGCGCCAGCCCGCGCGGTTCGATCGCCCTCGACCGCTGCGCGCGCGCCCACGCCTGGCTGGCCGGGCGCGACTTCGTCAGCCCCGAGGACATCCAGGCGGTACTGTTCGACGTGCTGCGCCACCGCGTCATCCTGTCATTCGAGGCGGAAGCCGCCGGCATCGACCAGGACCGCGTGGTGCAGCGCATCCTCGACCTGGTCGCGGTGGCCTGA